A window from Theobroma cacao cultivar B97-61/B2 chromosome 3, Criollo_cocoa_genome_V2, whole genome shotgun sequence encodes these proteins:
- the LOC18604064 gene encoding uncharacterized protein LOC18604064 — protein MEDSGAILYQISCLKDMLDQVNEEIEANIQITRELESEIVKLTEIEAALAIRESQLVKSLYISHFEVDGLLSVTADSRNSLKLLEEELTCLRAKRDEMVKRMQNKREGFIKLCLEFQREIGNGENNEVVTFLLEKELLENEIHLLDKKNNALRNSMSAFEEEILEELDTSNAGKAILFFSVLVSNS, from the exons ATGGAGGATTCTGGAGCTATTCTCTATCAAATTTCATGTCTCAAGGACATGCTCGatcag GTGAATGAGGAAATCGAAGCAAACATTCAAATAACGCGAGAGCTAGAATCAGAGATCGTCAAGTTAACGGAGATCGAAGCTGCTCTTGCCATCAGAGAATCGCAGCTTGTCAAGTCGCTTTACATTTCTCACTTCGAAGTCGATGGCTTGCTCTCCGTCACCg cTGATTCAAGGAATTCGCTTAAACTATTGGAGGAGGAGTTAACTTGTCTAAGAGCAAAACGAGATGAGATGGTAAAAAGGATGCAAAATAAAcg AGAAGGGTTTATAAAACTGTGCTTAGAATTTCAGAGAGAGATTGGCAATGGGGAAAATAATGAAGTGGTGACTTTTCTATTGGAAAAGGAGCTCCTCGAGAATGAAATCCATCTattggataaaaaaaataatgcttTGAGAAATTCAATGTCAGCATTTGAGGAAGAAATTCTTGAAGAACTTGATACTTCAAATGCTGGTAAAGCTATATTATTCTTTTCAGTATTAGTTTCCAACTCTTGA